The stretch of DNA TGATAGGATTCCATTGCAAATGCAATCCTTCTTGCACGGCTGGGCGCATACGTCCGTCTTGTGCATTAATGTAAGGAGTTTGGATGGTAAAACGTCCTAGTTTTGCTGTAAAGTATTTGTTGTCATAAGCTAAATACAACTCTTCCAATCGGTCTAAATCGTGATGATTTTCTGGGTCTTCTATATCAAACAAATCAAGTTCATATCTGCTATTTCTTAAATGATTGGAAAGCAAATTGAACTTGAAAAAACCACCTACTCCAATATGCAGACCGTGCCAGTTTTTACTTTTATAGTGCAAACCCATTCCAAAACCATTGGCATAATAATCATTCAAGCCTTTTTGGTTGTCTGTAAACATCAAAAAGTTACGAAGTTTTGCACTAAAAAATCCTTTTTGAAGTGCATTAGCTAATGTCTTTTCTTCTAAAGAATCTTCAAAACAGTGTAGAGTTGGCGACAGCTCCTTAAAAGAAAAATGAGGGTCGGGAGCTTGTTCTATTTCTTTTAAGTCTTCTTGTGCGTAAAGCGTTGCAGAAGTAAATAAAAAAGTAAATAAAATAAGTGTGTAAAAAGTGAATTTCATCCTCTATCCTTTTAAACTGACTGAATAAAAATAATAGAACAAAATTAGCTCTTCTGCCTATTTATGTCAGTTACAAAAGTTACTTACACATCAATATTATTTCGTTTCTTCATATCAAAACATCGCCTCTGTATATAATGGTTTCTGAAAACTTTAGTCTAATAAATTTAAATTCATTCGTTGGGCATAAATATAAATATCCTCTGAATTTAATTCTAATTCTGCATTGTGTATTTTTACATTGTATTTTCCATTAAATCGCTTATCAGAAGATTTATAAATAGCCAAAGTGCTATCATTTTTATAATCAAGCTTTGCTACCACAAATCTATCGTAACCTAAACTAAGTAATATATTATTTTCATCTATCTGTATTTGTTTGGCAAAAGCAATTTTATTACCACTTTGTATCAAGTTTTCACCTTTATAGCTAATATTAAACGTCGTATAAGTTCCATTTAAATTGGGTAATGTATTTTTATTCTTACAAGACAAAACAATCAGAAATAGCACTGACAAAGTGTAAAAAGCATTTTTAAATTTTAATTTTTTCATTAATCTAATTTCTTAATCATTTCCTTAAATAAAAAAGCCATTTTTGGTTCAGCTACGGCAGCAGCTTCTAAGACTTCCTCTAATGTAATAGGTTTTACATTTTCTGGTTGGCACAAGTCTGTCAAGACAGAGACAGCAAAAACAGGTAGATTCATATGTACGGCTGCAATTACTTCTGGCACTGTCGACATTCCGACGGCATCTGCGCCTATTGTTCTCAAATAACGGTATTCTGCTCTCGTTTCAAGATTGGGTCCTGAAACACTAACATAAACGCCTTTATGAAAATTAGAAAAACTAAGCTCTTGATTTTCTGAAATTACATTTTCTGCTAGTTCTATCAGTTTGTTGGAATAGGGTTCAAACATATCTGGAAAGCGAATACCCAAAGCAGGAATATTTTTTCCAATTAATGGATTAGAAGGAAGTAAATTGATGTGGTCTTCTAAAATCATCAAATCACTTAGTTTAAAATTTGGATGTAATGCACCAGCAGCATTCGAAACGAATAAGTACTCAATTCCTAACATTTTCATTACACGCACAGGAAATACAATTTGTTTCATTGAATAACCTTCATAATAATGAAAACGCCCTTGCATAACGATTACATTGTGTCCAGAAAGTTTACCAAAAATGAGTTTTCCTGCGTGGCTTTCTACTGTTGAGAGAGGAAAATGAGGAATGTCTTGATATGAAATAGTAAGTTCCGTCTCTACTTCATTAACTAAAGCGCCTAAACCAGTTCCTAAAATAATTCCGACTTTCGGTTTTTCTTTATAAAATGAGCGAATAAAAGTGAGTGCTTCGTTGAGTTTTTCGAATTCCAATTTTTTAATGATTAATTTTTAGTGATAAATGAGAAATGGAATAATACTTTTACTTTGAATTTCAAATTTTATAATAAAATCAAACTGGCTTACTTTCTAGTTTCTTTAAATATTTTAGCAAGATATAATATTTTTTGAAACGATTTCCTTTATTGTCTTTGTACTCTCCATTTTTGTCTAAAGCCATTACAGTGGCTCGCTTTGTGATTCGGTGAATAAAACCTGTGTATTCTTTTCCATCAAACGAAAAATTTACCCAGTCGCCTACTTTTAAATCATATTCTTTCAAGGCTTCCATTCTGCCTGTCAGCAGTTGATGTGTAAAGGCTGTATGTCCGAAAATATGGTTAGCTAATTTTTTAAAATTATCTTTTCTACAACTAGAGTCTCCGAAAGCTAAAAATTCTACAAGATGGATTATTTCGTGTTCGATAACGTGCATAAGAGCTTCCAAACGGTTTTTGGTCTGAAATCCTGCTAAATTTACAGTTTTGGCAGAATCATTTTTGAAAGAATTGAAAATCAAATAGGCAGAAATTCGCATTCTAAACTGAACAGGATTTTGCTTTGTAACCTTATAATACATCAATTTTCCACCTGCCGAAGTCATTTTTTTAGACCAATCAAAAGCCATTTTAGAAGTTACCTCATTTTCTTTGAAATAATTATCAAAAAAATGAGTATCGTAAAGATTAAAAATCAGTTTTATATCATCATTTGAAACTACGCTAAAATTTTCTGTTTTGATTTGTTTAGACTGTATAAAAACTTGCTGACGAATTTTGTCAAAACGCTGTTCTATTTCTTCATTAGTGTATTTATAATTCAATAACTTCATAAAATAAAATTGATGTAAACTATCGTCGGTGAGGCACCGAAAATGGCGAAAAAATCCGTTGTTGGTGTCCCCACTAACAACTAAGTAGAATCAATATTTAACCGTCGTTGAGGCTCAAAATGCAGCCGTCAACGAGGTTTTTGAAAATTTACATTTCAATTCCCATTTTTTGCATCAAAAAGACTGCATTTGTGTTCTGACAAACCCCTTTTTTGATTTTGTATGGATAGTGAAGTCCTGTATCTTGATTCTCTACTTCGAAAGCATAATTGGTGATTTGCTTTGGAAACTGCTCTTCTAATTTAGATAATTCTACGTCGTGAGAAGCAATGAAAGCTGTTGCAGGAAGTTTTAAAAGCTGTTTGATGATTGCAACTGAACCTAAATAACGGTCTTTTGAGTTTGTACCTCTTAAAATCTCATCTAACAAAATCATATTATATTCGCCTTGTTTTTCAGCTTCTGCCAAAATATCCAAGATTTGTTTTAGTCTTTTGAGTTCTGCAAAAAATGAAGATTCTCCTTTTTCTAAAGAATCAATAATACGCATACTACTACTAATTAGCATTGGAACAAAATCAAATTTAGTTGCACAAACAGGCGCACCAGCACACGCCAAGACCATATTTATCCCCAACGCTCTCAAAAATGTACTCTTACCTGCCATATTAGAACCTGTAATGAGTGCAATTTCTCTGATGGTTGCAGCTGTAAAATCATTAGAAATTCTAACACCTTCTTTCAAAAGCGGATGCGCCATTTCTATAATTTCAAAAGCATTTTCTGTATTTTTTTTCTCTGATTTATCTTCAATAGAAACTGAAATAGTAGGAAAAATATATTCTTTATGGTTAAATGAAAAAGAAGCAAAGCTAAACAAGGCTTCAAATTCGGCTAGTGTTTCTACCCAAATAGGAGTATTTGTTTTGTGTTCTTTTCTCCATTTTTCTAGCTTGATAGCAAAATGAATATCCCATAAAAACATTCCATTTAAAAACATAAAAGCCACACCATTCATACGATATTCAAAAAGTTCTAGTGTTTTGGCAAGTTCTTGGGCTGCTCTTGAGCTGCCTTTGAGTTTGTTTTGTAAGGTTTTCGTTTCTTGCTTTTCAAAAGTAGCTTGTTCTATAATTTCCCACAGAGCAGCATATTTTTGAAGAAAAGGAATGTTTTTTCCTACTGTATCATAAGTAAGTTGTAGTTTTGGAAACAAACTTCCTACAATACCCAGTTGAACAAGCGAAAGAAAAACAGGTAGAATATAAGTAACAAATCCCATAAAAGTAGCTATCCAACTTCCAACTGTCAGAACAGGCAATACAAAGCGAACAATATTTAAGACTTTGTTTTCTAAAAAAGAATCTTCCGTTTGTAGCCATTTTTTGAGTTGAGCATATTCTTTAGGAGTTTCTTCACTCAAATGTGCTGTTGTTTGGAGATGAAGACGTAACTCTGTATTTGTTTTGTTGTCTTTAACTAATTCTTTTACAATTTCTTGTCTTTTAAGAATAGTTTTTTCATCCGTTTTTTCGGAAAGCCAATTTGCCAAAAAATTTCTTCCTACGCTTGTGTTGGTACGTGAGATATACGAAAAAAGACTTGTCTGTCCGAAAATATCCAAATCTTTGATATAGGCGTGAAGAGGGTCGTAAAACTCCATTCCGTCGTCTAAGTTTTCAAAGTTATAATGTAGTCTTTCGTTTTCGGTTTCTAAAAGTTTTATTCTTGTCTTCCAGTAGTTTCTTTTTTGCTCAGATTTTTGATAGAGTTTTACTAAAAAAAGAAAACCAAAAAACAGTAAAAAAGCTGTTCCTGTTACGATTTTCCAACCTTGTGGAATTAAAAAATAAAGAATTACTAAAGCTGCAAAAAAATAAATCAGACGAATTGTAGCTATAAGACGAGACTGATTTTTAAATGTTGAAAATTTCTGATTAGCCTCTGAAAGATAAGATGAGTACATTTTTAAAATAGTGAAGAATGTGTGATTGAAATGAATATTCGCAGGTGTATAATTTCGCTTATCGCTATTATTTTTTTAAATTTAAAGATTGCAAATATACATAATACTACAAACACAGACGTTGAAAAAGCGTTAATAATTTAAGACAACAATTTTTAAATCAATTTTCAATTTTTTTTATGGCAATAGATAACTCAGAAAAAATTATTCCCCATCCGTCAGAATCAGAACACGTATTAAAGTTACGAACCGTACTTCCTTCAGATGCAGCAGACATTGAAGATATTTCGAAACTCATTTATGCAAAAGACCAAGCGTGGACAAAGAAGTCGGTTTTGAAGCTCCTTGAAATATTCCCAGAAGGACAAATTTGTATAGAAGACAAAGGAAAAGTAGTGGCGTATGCACTTAGTATGATAATAGATTATGATAAATTTGGAGATAGCCATACCTACCATGACATTGTTAAAGATAATTTTGTGAATCATAATGAAGATGGCGATATTCTCTATGGAATTGAAGTAAGTGTAAACCCAAATAGCCGTAATATGCGCTTGGGAAGGCGTTTGTATGATGCTCGTAAGGAACTTTGTGAAAACCTCAACTTGAAAGGAATTATTGCAGGTGGACGTATGCCAAACTTTAGTAAATACTCCGATGATGTAACTCCTAGACAGTACATAGAAAAAGTACGACAAAAAGAGATTTATGACCCTGTTTTGACATTTCAACTTAGCAATGGTTTTCATGTCAAGAAAGTATTGCGTAACTACCTTCCAGATGATTTTGAATCAAAAGCGTATGCAACTCTTCTAAAATGGGATAACATTTATTATGAAGAAAAGCCAACACTTGTAAACCAACCTAAAGAAGTTATTCGTATTGGTGTGGTGCAGTGGCAGATGCGTAATGTAAAATCGGTAGAATCATTTTTTGAGAACGTAGAATTTTTTGTAGATGCGCTTAGTTCGTACCGTTCTGATTTTGTGCTTTTTCCAGAGTTTTTCAATGTTCCTTTAATGGCAGAATATAATGAGGAAGATACAGCAAAAGCAATTAGAAGACTTGCAGAATATACTGAAGAAGTGAGAGACAAACTGGTAGAATACGCCGTTTCATACAACATAAATATTATTGGTGGTAGTCTTCCACTTTTGGAAGATGGAAAACTTTATAATGTTTCGTATTTGTGTCGTCGTGATGGAACGTGGGATGTACAATACAAAATCCATATTACGCCAAGCGAAGTACAAGATTATGGTATGATTGGAGGAAATAAAGTAAAAGTCTTTGAAACAGATGTCGCCAAAATAGGCATCTTGATTTGCTATGATTCGGAGTTTCCAGAGCTTTCTCGTATGCTTGCCGATGATGGAATGCAAATTTTGTTTGTTCCTTTTTCTACCGATATGCAAAACGGTTATATGCGTGTACGTGTGTGTTCACAGGCTCGTGCTGTAGAAAATGAGTGTTATGTAGCGATTGCAGGTAGTGTGGGTAACCTTCCAAAAGTTAAGAATATGGATATTCAATATGCACAATCAGCTGTATTTTCGCCTTCTGATTATTCTTTCCCAAACAATGCCATTATAGCAGAAGCAACTCCCAATACAGAAATGACAATGATTGCAGATGTAAATATGGATTTGCTCAAAGAATTGCATAGCCACGGTAGTGTCAGAAACCTCAAAGACCGTCGTAAAGATATTTACTCCTTGAAGTGGAAAAAGACAAACTAATTAATTATTAGTGATTGATGTTAAATAAAAACCCCAATTTCAAACTTTGCTTGAAATTGGGGTTTATTCTTTCTTTAAGGAGAGAAAACGCAGGTGCAAGCCCGTCAATGAATGACATCCCTGCCCTGCTCACTTCTCCTTTTTTCTTTACATTCCCATTCCACCTAAATCCATTCCTGGTATATTAGGCATCATCCCTTCTGTGCTTTTTTGCATGTGTTCTTTACTTTTCTCTTCTGCCGATTCTAATGCTTTATTTACAGCAGCAACAACCAAATCTTGTAACATCTCCTTGTCTTCTGACTTTATAATATCAGCATCAATATCAAGTCTAATTACTTGTTTTTTTCCGTTGGCAGTTGCTTTTACCATTCCACCACCTGCCTCTCCTTCGGCTGTGATATTTACAAGTTGCTCCTGTACTTCTTGAAGTTTGGCTTGCATTTCACGCACTTTACCAAACATTTTCATCATATCTTTCATCGAATAGGTATTTATTTATAATAATAGATTTTTATTAAAAGTAAATGTACAAAATTCTTATCTAAAAATTTTACACAACTATTTCACTTTGAGTTTCAAAATTAATTTCAATAATTTGTTCTTAAAACGTTGTCAATAGAAAAAAGTTTTAAAACCAATCTTTTAATTCTGCTTCTAAAAAGCCGATAGGCAACAATTCTTTTTCTAACTCTTCTTGTTGATAAACTTTATCTACTAATTTTTGCAGTTCTGTATTCAAGAAAACATCATTTGTGCTTATTTCTTTGATGATAGCTCCTCTATTGAGTTTGATTTTGATAGAATGCTCTTCATTTTTGAAATTTACTTTTCTATGAATTTCACAGGCTGGCGAACGTCCCCAAATCCACTCAAAAGATTTATATTTTTCCTTCGCTAACTCTTCTACTTGATTGACTTCTTCTTGTGTGAGTGTGTGTATGTGAACAGATTTATTAAAATACAAAAGAATGAAGTGAGCTAGTTTTTCTTCAAAATGCTCTATGTTTAATATTTCTTCTGCATTATTTTTTTCTAAGACTTCTCTTATATTGATGACTTTACTCCTCACTGATTTCAAACTTTTTGAGCTAACCTCTACATTTGTAGGAATTGTTATAGCTTTTTGAAGTTTTTCTAAATCTGCATCAAAGAGAAGTGTTCCGTGTGTGATATAACGATGCTTGTTGGTGTACTGTGCTGTGCCTGTAATTTTTCTTTTTTCTCCTGCTGCATTTTCTAACCAAATATCTGAACGCTCTCCAATAGCTGCCTGTAATCCTAGTGTTTTTAAAAATTCTACTATTGGAAGTAAAAGCGAATCATAATTAGCAACCAATTTCGTATCTAAAGGCTTGATATAACTAAAATTTAGATTGTTTAGGTCATGATAAACTGTTCCTCCACCTGATATACGACGAGAAAGCAAAATATTTTGAGATTGTAAATAATTATAATTCATTTCTTCCCAAGCATTTTGATTCTTTCCCATCACTAAGGAAGGTTCATTTCTATAAAATAGTAAATATTCACTTTCTTTATCAGTAAAATTGGATAAATATTCTTCTAAAGCGAGGTTGAAAAATGGGTAATGAGAGGGTGAGAAAATTAGTTTCAAGGTAGTTGTAGTATTTATGATTTGTTTCTTAGTTTTTCTATTTCTGATAGTGAAAGTCCTGTTAGTTTTTGAATTATATCATCAGATAACCCTTCTTTGCCATCATCAAAATATGTATCCATTGCGCTTTTCAAATCCCAATAGTCTTTCAAACTCTCTTGATACACATGTCTTTCGTTCTTATCCATTTTTGCAATTTCGAAA from Bernardetia sp. encodes:
- a CDS encoding biotin/lipoate A/B protein ligase family protein, which encodes MKLIFSPSHYPFFNLALEEYLSNFTDKESEYLLFYRNEPSLVMGKNQNAWEEMNYNYLQSQNILLSRRISGGGTVYHDLNNLNFSYIKPLDTKLVANYDSLLLPIVEFLKTLGLQAAIGERSDIWLENAAGEKRKITGTAQYTNKHRYITHGTLLFDADLEKLQKAITIPTNVEVSSKSLKSVRSKVINIREVLEKNNAEEILNIEHFEEKLAHFILLYFNKSVHIHTLTQEEVNQVEELAKEKYKSFEWIWGRSPACEIHRKVNFKNEEHSIKIKLNRGAIIKEISTNDVFLNTELQKLVDKVYQQEELEKELLPIGFLEAELKDWF
- a CDS encoding carbon-nitrogen hydrolase family protein translates to MAIDNSEKIIPHPSESEHVLKLRTVLPSDAADIEDISKLIYAKDQAWTKKSVLKLLEIFPEGQICIEDKGKVVAYALSMIIDYDKFGDSHTYHDIVKDNFVNHNEDGDILYGIEVSVNPNSRNMRLGRRLYDARKELCENLNLKGIIAGGRMPNFSKYSDDVTPRQYIEKVRQKEIYDPVLTFQLSNGFHVKKVLRNYLPDDFESKAYATLLKWDNIYYEEKPTLVNQPKEVIRIGVVQWQMRNVKSVESFFENVEFFVDALSSYRSDFVLFPEFFNVPLMAEYNEEDTAKAIRRLAEYTEEVRDKLVEYAVSYNINIIGGSLPLLEDGKLYNVSYLCRRDGTWDVQYKIHITPSEVQDYGMIGGNKVKVFETDVAKIGILICYDSEFPELSRMLADDGMQILFVPFSTDMQNGYMRVRVCSQARAVENECYVAIAGSVGNLPKVKNMDIQYAQSAVFSPSDYSFPNNAIIAEATPNTEMTMIADVNMDLLKELHSHGSVRNLKDRRKDIYSLKWKKTN
- a CDS encoding SprT-like domain-containing protein translates to MKLLNYKYTNEEIEQRFDKIRQQVFIQSKQIKTENFSVVSNDDIKLIFNLYDTHFFDNYFKENEVTSKMAFDWSKKMTSAGGKLMYYKVTKQNPVQFRMRISAYLIFNSFKNDSAKTVNLAGFQTKNRLEALMHVIEHEIIHLVEFLAFGDSSCRKDNFKKLANHIFGHTAFTHQLLTGRMEALKEYDLKVGDWVNFSFDGKEYTGFIHRITKRATVMALDKNGEYKDNKGNRFKKYYILLKYLKKLESKPV
- a CDS encoding MutS-related protein; amino-acid sequence: MYSSYLSEANQKFSTFKNQSRLIATIRLIYFFAALVILYFLIPQGWKIVTGTAFLLFFGFLFLVKLYQKSEQKRNYWKTRIKLLETENERLHYNFENLDDGMEFYDPLHAYIKDLDIFGQTSLFSYISRTNTSVGRNFLANWLSEKTDEKTILKRQEIVKELVKDNKTNTELRLHLQTTAHLSEETPKEYAQLKKWLQTEDSFLENKVLNIVRFVLPVLTVGSWIATFMGFVTYILPVFLSLVQLGIVGSLFPKLQLTYDTVGKNIPFLQKYAALWEIIEQATFEKQETKTLQNKLKGSSRAAQELAKTLELFEYRMNGVAFMFLNGMFLWDIHFAIKLEKWRKEHKTNTPIWVETLAEFEALFSFASFSFNHKEYIFPTISVSIEDKSEKKNTENAFEIIEMAHPLLKEGVRISNDFTAATIREIALITGSNMAGKSTFLRALGINMVLACAGAPVCATKFDFVPMLISSSMRIIDSLEKGESSFFAELKRLKQILDILAEAEKQGEYNMILLDEILRGTNSKDRYLGSVAIIKQLLKLPATAFIASHDVELSKLEEQFPKQITNYAFEVENQDTGLHYPYKIKKGVCQNTNAVFLMQKMGIEM
- a CDS encoding YbaB/EbfC family nucleoid-associated protein; its protein translation is MKDMMKMFGKVREMQAKLQEVQEQLVNITAEGEAGGGMVKATANGKKQVIRLDIDADIIKSEDKEMLQDLVVAAVNKALESAEEKSKEHMQKSTEGMMPNIPGMDLGGMGM
- a CDS encoding purine-nucleoside phosphorylase, with translation MEFEKLNEALTFIRSFYKEKPKVGIILGTGLGALVNEVETELTISYQDIPHFPLSTVESHAGKLIFGKLSGHNVIVMQGRFHYYEGYSMKQIVFPVRVMKMLGIEYLFVSNAAGALHPNFKLSDLMILEDHINLLPSNPLIGKNIPALGIRFPDMFEPYSNKLIELAENVISENQELSFSNFHKGVYVSVSGPNLETRAEYRYLRTIGADAVGMSTVPEVIAAVHMNLPVFAVSVLTDLCQPENVKPITLEEVLEAAAVAEPKMAFLFKEMIKKLD